taaatagtcttgatgtactaatatcaataataaattttatatatatatatatatatatatattattttaaacaataacactataaaaaaacaatcgttATTATAATACTAAAAAGGTCCTCAAAACAAAGCTCCATCTTGCAAAGACAAGCATTCTTCCTCATTTACTCAATCATGGGTAGTTTAAACAGGTATTTTACCTCTAACATATAAGCATGTTTGATCAGATGttacaaaatgaaagaaatgaaaaaggGAAAGTAGAAAAAAGATGAACGTTGTAGAAGCACTCAAGGTCATGTTccacccaaaacaaaaaaaatagagaagcaATACAGATTAAAAAGTGGTGGAAAAGAacttcaaaatactttttatttaaataaagattgaaataataatCTTTATTTAGCAATATAAAAAGTGGAAGGGACAACGTGTGATTCTTAGCGCATTGATTTATTTGGTCATCGGACTTGCAATACACTAACCTGGGCCACTGGCCAGAGTTAAGGCGTCTGTGTGAGAGATGGAAAACGACTCCCATGGTGGGCGGGCCCAGAGGACTGAAGCCATTATATTCCCTGAGCCCACACGGTGAATCTATACATGTATCAGGCgtagatatttttattgtttttataaaaaacttgtatatatttttttaatgtatttatgtaatataaaaaaaattaaatttaaatgcataactagaaaaataattgtcaataaaaaaaaagctttctaaacaaatgaaaaaaataatgggtactaatttaaataaaaaaaaatagagaaaaaactataaaaaaattcattaattaaaacaaataaaaaacaaaaatcaaaggtCAAGCGCTAATAAACCTAGCCTATTTTATTAAGGCGGCGTGCGGATATGCCCTAGCAagtctttaaattattttttgtttacaaacaaattttttaaattttaaaagccaAAATTAAACAGTATTTCATTTGATTCATTTGATTTGTCCAGATTTAGTAACTAAAAAATCAAGGCTTAAATGTTTTAAcccaaaaacttttttaaaaacttattttttacccaaaatacctacaaaacaccataaaaaccatgataaacatatttataacttcaaaaaacaacttcaaaaaccaaaatcaaaccgaatccaaaaatcaactcaactcgagcatatatttatttattcacgaactttaaagtttttttttaaaaaatctaatataaactctatttatcaaataaaaccatttgacacaaATATCATTTGTTTTAGTTACCTAAATCaatatcaatgatatttttctctctctattacTAGAATTGAACgacctctcttttctctctcaactaaaaactaaaaaataataaaaataatttttttatcaaaattaaatcaaaaaaataaaagttactgaaattatataatttgcttgatttttaaaattcaaatatcaaaatacatcTCTTGCAAAACTTATAGCATGCCATCCTATGTTTgatgtctttttcattttggtccttcttttttcaatcccatctttttataaaaaaatcaaaattaattggtctttaattaggactaaattatatataaaaaaagtttctttgagatcaaattgaaaaaatattaaattttgcaTAGTATATCCACAATAACCCGTGAGCAATAAACAGCATAACCTTGCACAGTGAAAAACCTATCCGCCTTTTAGATGAATGcttaacaagtataaaaaataatgtccaTCTTTTTAACAAGTTATAGAACGTTAAAGAATATGAGAAGAAAACGCAAAACATTCAGCAGACTGAGAAGACATTCCATCACTTACATTCATGGACATGATTACGAGTCCTCTTCCTGCTATACTTGTACGTTAATCAGCAATCCAAATAACATCACGATCTATTTCTCTTCAAGCTGTACCTCAGAAgtttcttcctctttcttttcaGTTCCAGATTCATCAGCCTTGTCTTCACTGAACTTTATACGAATGGGCCGACCCATTAGTTCCTACAAGACAAATATCGAAAAGATCATATATCTGTCCCTGATGATTAATCAGCCTTCTGATATGTagccagagaagaagaagaagaaaagagagaacatTTTGATGCACAGAAACACATGGATATGCTGGAACCAGTAGTCTAAGAAGTCGAGAAAAGTAATAAAACCTGACAAATCTTTGCAAATAAATAAGAACAAGGAAACACGagctgaaaaaaatatgaatgagtACTACCCCCTCCCAGATTTCAAAGAATCCAACCCATATAAGATCTGTAAACATCATACATGAAAGAAAGAACCATTCTTCAAAGCAACAACAGAAACAAGTACTACAGTAGCTCAAGCAAGTGATTGGCATCTAAAGTAGTCAAGCTAAAACTACATTAACTTAACACATCCAGCCAATTGATATGACTAACTAGTATTTTgacccaagaaaaaagttaaacgTAAAATGCTAACAGCATATTTACGTCCTACCTTTCCACTGAAAGCAGAAATAGCAGCCTCTGCTTCCTCCCTTGTGGCAAATGAGACAAACCCATACCCAGAAGATCTTCCTGCAGGGCCATCAAACACGACCCTGCTTGAAACTGGGTTACAATTAGTGGAgaaaaattctctcaaatgaCTACCTCTCACTTTCCATGCAAGATTAGAAATATAAAGCTTATGGCGTGTCTCTCCTGCAGGGATATCTGCAGCAGGAGTGCCTGCAAGGCGTGGAGGAGGAGGTCTCCTGAGTCGCTTTGCAAATTCCACCCTGATAATCCTCCCTGACACTTCCTGCAACagaaaaaatcctaaaaatcaaaagcatGCATGTCTCTGGAAATATCCAATATGATATGGAAAACGGTAACTAAGCTGTAAACTATTTATGATAATCTACGATGAGCAGTGTTGAATATTTTCCAAAGTCATCAAACTAGTATTTCAAGGATTGGGAAAGGCAAAAACAATGTACAATAGAGAGATGGTGAAAGAGAAGGAAATCGACACAAAAGCTACTCAAGAAACAAGACATTCATAGATAACCATAACTCCCCAAAGCTTCAGGACTCTAAACTTTAAAACATTTTGACTATCAGCGAGAAAACAACTCTCTCCTAACCATGCTGGTGGGGGAGTTTGGCATTACTCCAAAGGATTAGTCAAGCCAAATGGTCTGGATCcctacttcatttttttcaaaaaaaaaaactctccgAATCCAATAAAGCTACTGAAACTTCAAAAATAAGCAGAGGACACTGGCCATAAAGAATTTAAGTAGCTCCATTAAACAATGAAGATAGAAGTTTCTCTTAAATTAGAGCACACCAACCGCAGTCCGATAGATTCTCATATTTTAGCATTCCTCCCAACATCAAAATAACTCACCAGAAaacttaattgataaaaatgaaCAAGGAAAAAGTATCATCCTATTCCCTTAAAAGGGAAACTCATTTGAACCTGTCAACTAGAAGAAAAGTTATGTAATTTTGATTAAGAAACCGACTACCGGAAAAGTAAACCAAAAATGCCACGCATACTATGATAACACTAAACAAAAGACAGTCTCTCAAGCTCCATGTGAAGTTAGGAAATCAAATCGCAAACAGAAAACAAATAGTAAcaactgaaaaaaagaaaataaagacacacacaaaaggaaagcaaagaaaaggGGCATACAAGAGAATTGAACTTATCAATAGCAGCCTGAGCTTCCTCCCCAGTAGTCATTGTCACAAAAGCAAATCCCCTACTTCTCCCATTCTTTTGCTTTATAATCTGCATttcaacacataaaaacaaaaaccacatTGGAAAATCACTTAAATCAACAGTTAAAGACAGAAACTTCGGAAGGAGATTAAAGAACCTCAACATCTGATACAGTCCCACATTGGCCAAAAAGGTCCTTGATATCAACAACAGAGAAAGACCAGggcaaattaacaacaaaaagcTTTCTTTTTAGGTTTGCTTCCTGTATTTCCTCTTCCTCTGGTGTGATCTCCACCGTTACTTCTTGTACAGTGGAGCATAGTTGAAAGCAGAGGCTTTTACTTCTTGGGTGGTTTTGGGTGAGGGAAGGCTGAGGGAAACTGTGGGAAATGAAAGGAGTAGGATTGGAAATGTGGAGGTTTAAAGAGAGTGGTGGTGGTTTGGGAGATAGGAAGAATCTGGAGGAAGAAGGATGACGGGTTGAGAAGAAGGAGAGTGTTGCTGCTTCTAATATTGATGCCGCCATTGCGAAGGTtaagatgatgataataaaaaaaataaaaacattttagatgGGCGAGGGAGaagataagaaaaggaaaatattatttgttttttctttgtggaTAATGTGACGACGGTGACGTCTACTCTACCCTGTTTCTCGCTCGGGGTACTATTGCGTTCTTCCTTTGATCTTGACACGAATGTTCCATATTTAAAGTTCAACCTAAAGTATTGTTTATGGATGAAACTTAAAGTTACagagtaaatttaaaaaaaaatatattttttttttaaattaatatatttttaatgtttttagatcattttaatgcactaacataaaaaataatttttaaaaattaaaaaaaatattattttaatatattttaaaataaaaaatactttaaaaaatatgcacAACCAGGCctaaataaacttgaaaatgaaGATCTAGTTGTAATTTTAGAAtgaaagaatgatttttttttttcataattgtgTTCTAgtgttttaaatcttttaaaaactttcgaatttttgaattttgaattttgaattaattttttatatattttcgaaatcgttttgatgtgttgatttgaaaaataaattttttaaaaaatatatatcaatttatttttaaataaaaaaatattttaaaaatataataattactgCATTATCAAAGAATCTCTATAAATTATGagttaaatttcattttataatgGTCTAGGTGGAGTATTCTAaaggaaacaagaaaaagaatttaaaaacataatgatCCGATCGATAGACTTGAAagcttaagaaaaaacaatcaagggAGTGCTAATTTTTAGTACCTGAAGAGACATTGATTATACTTGATGCTCTCTGTATTACAAAAGATGGATGGGTAGGAAAATGAATCAaagaataaggaaaaaaaaattatagtaatttatttgtttagttaatttttttaaggtgaatattcctaattaatttataagtaCTTCGATTAATAAAATGAACtcctaaattaataattatataatattttagtgATTATAATAAAACTTGAACTCGTGATCATGTGATTATTAAGTAATAAACTTAATATTACATTCAGttaattatttagttaaaataatatatttttaaaattttattttaaaaattaatatataaaaaaaaaaaaaaaaaaaagaagaagcagtatggccataaaaacaaacaaaatattaaaaaactcgGAGACGGTTTCTTAATGCTTGGTGACAATTGACAAACAGTTGCAGTgctgatgatatattttgtcaATATTTCTTCAACCCTCTATCCATCTTTCAGGCTTTGATTGTTAGATCTGGTGAAAAGCTTTTGATTGGATCGAGCATTTGAGGCCCAGGTACGAAGACTGTCCATTCTCCTCGAGTGTGACTCGTATAAAATCATTAACGATAACTTTTCTAATTACTTAAAAttctaaattgatttgattttttttagtattgtagTATAGGGTTGATAGCTGAAAATtacgagtttaaattttattattttttatttatttcagttaaaattataatttaatataagatATTAAGGATATatgcaaattttaaatttaaaaacttttattcgtattataaaattaatattttatttaaagggtatttaaaatattaatataaaattattaacctcagttgtttaaattttgaaattaaaatgcttcttttaatagttttacACGTGTGTaccaaaaaaactttataaaaattgagtgatatataatatttatattattttatcaattgaatTCATCTATAATATTTGTATTAGTCAATTAATTGAGTTGAtgtgataaatataaattattttttatattttataatatattttgagcTAATTTAACGAGCCTAATCTTAGTTTAAAGTAAGTtctacccataaaaaaaaataagtataatttataaatatttataaaaaaaaaaattaactaagcATAATGTAtccataatttataaaatataaaaaatgtggTTGGATATAATAACAGCCAATTATATTGAAGAATACGTTGCTTCGTTTATAGTTGCTTCCAACTAATTTAGTTCTGTTTTCCTTTCTTCCCTCCCTATCTTACACACGGCATCCcttttcaaaaagttttgcaAAGCTCAAAAAAATGTACATTTTGAAAATTAGCGGAGCTCGCTTTGTCGTCATGGATCCAAGGCAAGGAATCAGAGAAAGGTGGGCCACGTTACTTAAAGCAGGCTCTGTAG
This genomic interval from Populus alba chromosome 1, ASM523922v2, whole genome shotgun sequence contains the following:
- the LOC118039257 gene encoding 28 kDa ribonucleoprotein, chloroplastic, with protein sequence MAASILEAATLSFFSTRHPSSSRFFLSPKPPPLSLNLHISNPTPFISHSFPQPSLTQNHPRSKSLCFQLCSTVQEVTVEITPEEEEIQEANLKRKLFVVNLPWSFSVVDIKDLFGQCGTVSDVEIIKQKNGRSRGFAFVTMTTGEEAQAAIDKFNSLEVSGRIIRVEFAKRLRRPPPPRLAGTPAADIPAGETRHKLYISNLAWKVRGSHLREFFSTNCNPVSSRVVFDGPAGRSSGYGFVSFATREEAEAAISAFSGKELMGRPIRIKFSEDKADESGTEKKEEETSEVQLEEK